Part of the Carnobacterium pleistocenium FTR1 genome is shown below.
AAAAATAGGTTATGATCGATGTTTTTTTTATAAATGTGGTTAAACATCATGTAGCCTCCCAAATAGTGAAAGATTGGTCAAAAAAGTTTGTTTCTTCTTAGAGATAGAATAATAGCGTTTGGCATTCCAATAACAACGCTGCTATATAAGTTTATAGCAACGATGATAAAAAAAATTTGTAAGGTATTATTTTGAGAAAATCGGTTGTTAACAAAATCACCTTTTAAAAATGGATCAATAGTGAAGCGTGTGAAATTCCTCTTTTCTAGGTCCGATGAAGAAATAGTTGTTTGAGAATCGTTCAAAGATAGATCAACATCTAATTTTGATTGTAAAGAAGCAGCTTCTACTTGAGAAACCTGATTCATTATGGGAGTCGTAAAAATACTGAAAGAGGTAAAAATAAGCAAAAGGACACAATTTATTAGAAGCAATTGTTCAATGATTAGTTGGGCTGTCAATTTATGAACGCGTTCTCCCAACAAAAGGTAGGTCTGATATTCGTGTTTTCTAACTTGGCTTAACCATAGCTGAATCATCAATAAACTAAGCGTACCTACAATACCTATTATTAAAAGGGTATAATTGTATTCCGAAACATATTTTGACGTAATTGTTTCTAAAATTTTAAAGGATTGACTATTAGATGAGATTTGTTGAGAGTCTAAAGAGTCAATGATGCTGTTTAACTGGACAGAAGAATCAGAAAATTGCTTTGCTAATAAAACAAATAAAAACGTAATAGCAAAATATACTAGATAAAAGCTAAACATAAAAAACAAGAAATAAGGATGATTCTGTAAATGACGATAAGCACGTTTAACAATTGACAAAAATAACTCTCCTTTCAATGCAAGGATTGATTATCTTTCTATTGTAATAAAGAAATATGAAAAAACTGTGAAGCAAATAATAAGAGCGTATGTTAGTTTGAAAATATTCAAACTAAGTTTAGATATAACTAGCTGACGATAAGAAAAAGGTTGTAGTTATTAAGAAACTAATGAATAAAATGATTTTTATTAAATTAGTTATTGTATTTAATTAACTATAGTATAATTAGTTTATACATATAGTTTAATTTGCAGAAAATAAAAAATGGAAGGAAGATAATCAGTATGTTGTCATTTTATGATGGATTTTTTCTAAATTTATGTGTGTTGATTACAGCACTATTTGTGTATAAAGAACTCGTAAAAAAAAGTAATTTCGAAATACAAACTGTAAGTACAGCTATTTTAAATGGCTTATTAGGTGGCCTTTTAGCTGCTGTTTTAATGTACTTTAGTATTGAAACCGGCACGAATTCTATGATTGATCTTCGAATTATCCCATTCATGTTAGTCATTCTGTATGGAAATTGGTTAGCAACTTCTATAACGGCTACTTTAATTATTTTTATTAGATTTATGATAGGTGTAAACATTTATTCATTTTACAATATTATTTTTATCCTTGCATCATGGATGGTCTTTCGTTATTTTTTCAAAAAAATTAAAAATCGGTGGGTTTCCATTATAGTTATGCTCACTTTGAGTAATATTGTTTATACAGTATTGATCATTATTATTTCAGCAGGTGAAGGTCTTAATCTACTTTTAATATCAACATACTGGATCATTTGTATTTTAGGGGGGCTCGTCTCTGTTTATATAATGGATTACTTGAATGAAACTGAGATGATCTTTAAAAGAAACAGTAAATATGCTTTTAAAGATCCTTTGACAGGTCTAAACAATGTTCGTAGTTTTGACTTGGCTTTTAATGAAGCAAAAAGGAGACATGAAAAATCGAATGAGAATATTTCTATTATGATCTTAGATGTTGATTATTTTAAACAAATAAATGATACATATGGTCATCTAGAAGGCGATTTAGTATTGGGAAAATTAGCGACAATCTTAGAAATGAGTCAAAATCCTAACGATACTATTTCTAGAAATGGTGGAGAAGAATTTTCGGTGTTACTCAATGACTGTAACCATAAAGAAGCATATGAGAAAGCAGATGCATTAAGAAAAATAGTAGAAAATTCTTTTTTTGCTGTAAATAACGGAACTATAATTATTCATGTTACAATTTCTGTAGGTATTACAACCTATAATGATACGACAATCGTATTTGACAAACTTTATGACCATGCTGATCAAGCACTCTATGCAGCTAAAAGAAGCGGTAGAAATAAAGTTTGCTCTTATTCGCAAGTTACTGATCCGATCTCTAATTAAAAGAATCTGGGAAAAGCTTAGCTAAAAAGCATGGATCTGCAATGTTTATGTTGATAGATTTATTCCACTTACTCATCTGGAAATTCTGGAAGAATAGGATTTGCTTGCAGCCG
Proteins encoded:
- a CDS encoding GGDEF domain-containing protein, translating into MLSFYDGFFLNLCVLITALFVYKELVKKSNFEIQTVSTAILNGLLGGLLAAVLMYFSIETGTNSMIDLRIIPFMLVILYGNWLATSITATLIIFIRFMIGVNIYSFYNIIFILASWMVFRYFFKKIKNRWVSIIVMLTLSNIVYTVLIIIISAGEGLNLLLISTYWIICILGGLVSVYIMDYLNETEMIFKRNSKYAFKDPLTGLNNVRSFDLAFNEAKRRHEKSNENISIMILDVDYFKQINDTYGHLEGDLVLGKLATILEMSQNPNDTISRNGGEEFSVLLNDCNHKEAYEKADALRKIVENSFFAVNNGTIIIHVTISVGITTYNDTTIVFDKLYDHADQALYAAKRSGRNKVCSYSQVTDPISN